One Tepidisphaeraceae bacterium genomic window carries:
- a CDS encoding acetyltransferase — MDTLIIGAGGHGKVVLDILRAAGLHRPVGFIDADPSLAGTTIGGLPVLGAPNLLPKLRQQKIRGAIVAIGDNAVRASYAARLLEHGFELINAIHPAAVVSSSATVGRNVVIAAGAVVCAEATLADSVIVNTSATIDHECQVAAGSHICPMAALAGRVRVEAGAFVGMGAKVIQCRTIGMRAIVGAGAVVISDVPAGATVVGVPARVIKTIATTGFAA; from the coding sequence ATGGACACGCTGATCATCGGCGCCGGTGGGCATGGCAAGGTCGTTCTGGACATCCTGCGCGCCGCAGGGCTTCATCGGCCGGTGGGGTTTATCGATGCCGATCCGTCGCTGGCGGGAACGACCATTGGTGGGCTGCCGGTGCTGGGGGCGCCCAACCTGCTGCCAAAACTACGGCAGCAGAAGATTCGCGGCGCGATCGTGGCGATCGGGGACAACGCCGTGCGCGCATCCTACGCGGCCCGGTTGCTGGAACATGGGTTTGAGTTGATCAACGCGATCCACCCGGCCGCCGTGGTGTCGAGCAGCGCAACGGTCGGCCGGAACGTCGTGATCGCTGCGGGCGCGGTGGTATGCGCCGAGGCGACGTTGGCGGATTCGGTCATCGTCAACACGTCGGCGACCATCGACCACGAGTGCCAGGTGGCCGCCGGGTCGCACATCTGCCCGATGGCGGCGCTGGCGGGCCGGGTGCGCGTGGAGGCGGGCGCATTCGTCGGCATGGGCGCGAAGGTCATCCAGTGCCGTACGATCGGCATGCGCGCAATCGTGGGAGCCGGCGCGGTGGTCATCAGCGACGTGCCCGCGGGCGCGACCGTGGTCGGCGTGCCCGCCCGCGTGATCAAGACGATCGCTACAACCGGTTTTGCCGCGTGA
- a CDS encoding sulfite exporter TauE/SafE family protein, with product MTLGLLLVCIAAAMIGITKSGFGSGLGLIVVPIMALALATKDVAGLGPEATLGLMLPLLIVGDIIALTQQRKHVSLILVRKLLPATIVGVAVGGWFLYLAHQHKALAAALINLDIGFESILLVSLHWYRQLTSDRETVYVPKPWHNHLTGAFAGISSTLAHGAGPIIALYLLPQKPPRQTFVGTCAVYFFLLNTIKLSAYVLAGQFTAAPLSMTVRFVPLVLLGGAIGYLLNRRISDRLFSNIVYIGTFVLGWYLLYLGLRDIYAYRYGT from the coding sequence ATGACCCTCGGCCTGCTCCTCGTCTGCATCGCCGCTGCGATGATCGGCATCACCAAGAGCGGCTTCGGCAGCGGGTTGGGGCTGATCGTCGTGCCGATCATGGCGCTGGCCCTGGCGACCAAAGACGTGGCCGGCCTCGGCCCGGAGGCCACGCTCGGCCTGATGCTGCCGTTGCTGATCGTCGGCGACATCATCGCCCTCACGCAACAGCGGAAGCACGTCAGCCTGATCCTCGTACGAAAACTGCTGCCGGCCACCATTGTCGGGGTGGCGGTGGGGGGATGGTTCCTCTACCTCGCCCACCAGCACAAGGCGCTGGCGGCGGCACTGATCAACCTCGATATCGGGTTCGAATCGATCCTGCTCGTCAGCCTGCACTGGTACCGCCAGCTCACGAGCGACCGCGAGACGGTGTACGTGCCCAAGCCGTGGCACAACCATTTGACCGGCGCGTTCGCCGGCATCAGCAGCACGCTGGCGCACGGGGCGGGGCCGATCATCGCGCTCTACCTGCTGCCGCAAAAGCCACCTCGGCAGACGTTCGTCGGCACGTGCGCGGTCTACTTTTTCCTGTTGAACACGATCAAGCTATCCGCCTACGTGTTGGCCGGGCAGTTCACCGCGGCGCCGCTGTCGATGACGGTGAGATTCGTGCCGCTGGTCCTGCTGGGCGGGGCCATCGGCTACCTGCTGAATCGGCGCATCAGTGACCGGCTGTTTTCCAACATCGTCTACATCGGCACGTTCGTACTGGGATGGTACTTGCTATACCTGGGATTGCGGGACATCTACGCGTACCGATACGGGACGTGA
- a CDS encoding phosphoribosylformylglycinamidine synthase subunit PurS, protein MIYRIDVRTTPAARGGQAALDPVGESIRQQIREFGAEVGSIDTSRIFLIDTDADRDTVARAASNLLADPVVESADVMTTSNGHDAAKSRIEIHLKPGVMDPVASSTERALRDMGVGQVAVRTGRAYVIDGKVDKAQLNHIASRVLANGVIESVHFDAYVPERFEKGHDYTFKLQHVNIRELTDEGLTKLSREGHLFLSLTEMKAVQDYFRKQNREPTDAELETVAQTWSEHCVHKTLKSAVDVTEVDESGKPVGSRRYGNLIKETIFNSTQELIGKEKNPFCLSVFKDNAGVIAFDDKDAVCFKVETHNHPSAIEPYGGSATGIGGCIRDIMGTGLAAKPVANTDVFCVAYPDAASSTANRRSQIATLPKGVIHPKRVLQQIVAGVRDYGNRMGIPTVNGALYFDDRYLGNPLVFCGCVGLIPRDKITKAARAGDAIVVMGGRTGRDGIHGATFSSAELTDTHADEFSHAVQIGNAITQKKMADVILQARDRGLFSGITDCGAGGLSSAIGEMGEKTGAFVELGKVPLKYAGLRYDEIWISEAQERMVLSVPQEHVKELLEISALEDVETTVIGTFGTDDRQLILDYNGNEVARIAMAFLHDGIPMPTRKATVLRRGMGVSPMLAVKSSNTIGGDNSAEAAAKNKTSSPADMHGRDAHATVKAKLLGTLAHPNVASKHWVIRQYDHEVQGGSAIKPLIGPQQIGPSDAAVVRPKLESMKGVAIGNGMAPAVQDPYQMAIAAIDEAVRNVVCVGADPNRTAILDNFCWPSVDDEKTMGTLVAACEACRDAALAYGIPFISGKDSLHNQFTNSETGEVLRIPNTLLISAIGIVDDVRNAVTMDLKSADATLMLIAPKANAQLADLAHLHRTVAAANAKGYFAAVHDVSDGGVLTAVAEMAIASGLGASVRPEAMGNNPFAEGLGQYVVEASPDSNAALLEHFATADVAITPLGKVTSDATLKAGNGLDVSVAELTKAWRGTLDW, encoded by the coding sequence ATGATCTACCGCATCGACGTCCGCACCACCCCAGCGGCCCGTGGGGGCCAGGCCGCGTTGGACCCTGTGGGCGAGTCCATCCGCCAGCAAATTCGTGAGTTTGGGGCCGAGGTCGGCTCGATCGACACCTCGCGCATCTTCCTGATCGACACCGACGCCGACCGCGACACCGTCGCCAGGGCCGCGTCCAACCTGCTGGCCGATCCGGTGGTGGAGTCGGCGGACGTGATGACCACCTCCAACGGTCACGACGCCGCTAAGAGCCGCATCGAGATCCACTTAAAGCCCGGCGTGATGGACCCGGTCGCCTCGTCCACCGAGCGCGCGCTGCGCGACATGGGCGTGGGCCAGGTGGCCGTGCGCACCGGCCGGGCCTACGTGATCGACGGTAAGGTGGACAAGGCCCAGCTGAACCACATTGCCTCCCGCGTGCTGGCCAACGGCGTCATCGAGAGCGTCCACTTCGACGCCTACGTTCCTGAAAGATTCGAGAAGGGCCACGACTACACGTTCAAGCTGCAGCACGTGAACATCCGCGAGCTGACCGATGAAGGTCTGACCAAGCTCAGCCGTGAGGGGCACTTGTTCCTCTCGCTGACGGAAATGAAGGCCGTTCAGGACTACTTCCGCAAACAGAACCGCGAGCCGACCGACGCCGAGCTGGAAACCGTCGCCCAGACGTGGAGCGAGCACTGCGTCCACAAGACGCTCAAGAGCGCCGTCGACGTGACCGAGGTCGACGAATCGGGCAAGCCCGTCGGCAGCCGGCGGTACGGCAACCTGATCAAGGAAACGATCTTTAACAGCACGCAGGAGCTGATTGGCAAGGAAAAGAACCCCTTCTGCCTGAGCGTGTTCAAAGACAACGCCGGCGTGATCGCGTTCGACGATAAGGACGCCGTCTGTTTTAAGGTCGAAACGCACAACCATCCCAGCGCCATTGAACCCTACGGCGGCAGCGCCACCGGCATTGGTGGCTGCATTCGCGACATCATGGGCACCGGCCTGGCCGCCAAGCCAGTGGCCAACACCGATGTTTTCTGCGTGGCCTACCCCGACGCCGCCTCTTCAACCGCCAATCGCCGGTCGCAAATCGCAACGCTGCCCAAGGGCGTGATTCACCCGAAGCGCGTGCTGCAGCAGATCGTCGCGGGCGTGCGCGATTACGGCAACCGGATGGGCATTCCGACCGTGAACGGCGCGCTCTACTTCGACGACCGCTATCTCGGCAATCCGCTGGTCTTCTGCGGCTGCGTGGGGCTGATTCCCCGCGACAAGATCACGAAGGCCGCCCGGGCGGGCGATGCGATCGTCGTGATGGGTGGGCGCACGGGCCGCGACGGCATCCACGGCGCCACGTTCTCGTCGGCCGAGCTGACCGACACGCACGCGGATGAGTTCTCGCACGCCGTGCAGATCGGCAACGCGATCACGCAGAAGAAGATGGCCGACGTGATTTTGCAGGCCCGCGACCGCGGGCTGTTCAGCGGCATCACCGATTGCGGCGCGGGTGGGCTATCGAGCGCCATCGGCGAGATGGGCGAGAAGACCGGCGCGTTCGTCGAGCTGGGCAAGGTGCCGTTGAAGTACGCCGGTCTGCGGTACGACGAGATCTGGATCAGCGAGGCGCAGGAGCGCATGGTGCTGAGTGTGCCGCAGGAGCACGTGAAGGAACTGCTGGAGATCAGCGCGCTGGAGGACGTCGAGACGACCGTCATCGGCACCTTCGGCACCGACGACCGGCAATTGATCCTGGACTACAACGGCAACGAGGTCGCCCGCATCGCCATGGCCTTCCTCCACGACGGTATCCCCATGCCCACGCGCAAGGCGACGGTCTTGCGCCGTGGCATGGGCGTCTCGCCCATGCTCGCGGTGAAGTCGAGCAACACAATTGGTGGCGACAACTCGGCCGAAGCGGCAGCCAAAAATAAAACTTCTTCTCCTGCTGATATGCATGGGCGAGACGCCCATGCCACGGTTAAAGCGAAGCTCCTCGGTACGCTTGCCCACCCCAACGTCGCGTCGAAGCACTGGGTCATCCGCCAGTACGACCACGAAGTGCAGGGCGGCAGCGCGATCAAGCCGCTCATCGGCCCGCAGCAGATCGGCCCCAGCGATGCCGCGGTCGTTCGGCCGAAGCTGGAGAGCATGAAGGGCGTGGCGATCGGCAACGGCATGGCGCCGGCCGTTCAAGACCCGTACCAAATGGCGATCGCTGCGATCGACGAGGCCGTGCGCAACGTCGTCTGCGTTGGAGCCGATCCGAACCGCACCGCGATCCTCGATAACTTCTGCTGGCCCAGCGTCGACGACGAGAAGACCATGGGCACGCTCGTGGCCGCCTGCGAGGCGTGTCGCGATGCGGCACTGGCCTACGGCATCCCGTTCATCAGCGGCAAGGACAGTTTGCACAACCAGTTCACCAACAGCGAGACCGGCGAGGTGCTGCGCATCCCCAACACGCTGCTGATCAGCGCGATCGGCATCGTCGACGACGTGCGCAACGCCGTCACGATGGACCTGAAGTCGGCCGACGCGACGCTGATGCTGATCGCCCCGAAGGCCAACGCCCAGCTGGCCGATTTGGCCCACCTGCACCGCACCGTGGCGGCCGCCAACGCCAAGGGTTACTTCGCGGCCGTGCACGACGTGAGCGACGGTGGCGTGCTGACCGCGGTGGCCGAGATGGCGATTGCGTCGGGCCTTGGGGCCAGCGTTCGCCCTGAGGCGATGGGGAACAACCCATTCGCTGAGGGGCTCGGCCAGTACGTGGTTGAAGCGTCGCCCGACTCGAACGCAGCGCTGCTGGAACATTTTGCCACCGCTGACGTGGCGATCACGCCACTGGGCAAGGTGACGAGCGATGCGACGTTGAAGGCGGGTAATGGGCTGGACGTGTCGGTCGCGGAACTGACCAAGGCGTGGCGGGGGACGTTGGACTGGTAA
- a CDS encoding mechanosensitive ion channel family protein → MFSILAQADPTAPPAADPVAATPAQQVTDSPEFGKLLERLDLDTTITDTPWTGWMILLIAIFLGLLIGKVLHLAARGLAKRSENRGWQLYGTIFASAAGPVYLWVLAAALAIGLAPVSLSDPVRDFAKGVLKLLIIIAIGWFLFEVVAVVDLVLRRFIRHGGSALETQIVPLVRKTLRLFLVVIFILFTAQNVFGADIGAWLAGLGIAGLAVSLAAQDSIKNLFGSLTIFLDKPFAVGERIVFDGHDGNVEEIGFRSTKVRTLQGEFVTIPNARMVDASVKNIGRRPFIQRIAIINLTYDTPPEKMQLALSIVREIVTLPEIAKGFNLEKNPPRAYFDELASASLNLKVYLWYFPGSDWWGYSEMLQQFNFEVLRRFNEAGLEFAFPTQTLYLAGDPNRPLNVGVERSQAEQ, encoded by the coding sequence ATGTTCTCCATTCTGGCCCAAGCCGACCCGACCGCTCCCCCCGCCGCCGACCCCGTCGCCGCAACGCCGGCACAGCAGGTGACGGATTCGCCCGAGTTTGGCAAGCTGCTCGAGCGGCTCGACCTCGATACGACGATCACCGATACCCCCTGGACCGGCTGGATGATCCTGCTGATCGCGATCTTCCTCGGCCTGCTGATCGGCAAGGTGCTGCACTTGGCGGCCCGTGGGCTGGCCAAGCGAAGCGAGAACCGCGGCTGGCAGTTGTACGGCACCATCTTTGCCTCGGCGGCGGGGCCGGTTTACCTGTGGGTGCTGGCGGCGGCGCTGGCGATCGGGCTGGCGCCGGTCTCCCTGTCCGACCCCGTCCGCGACTTTGCCAAAGGGGTGCTGAAACTGCTGATCATCATCGCGATCGGCTGGTTCCTGTTCGAGGTCGTCGCCGTCGTCGACCTCGTCCTGCGCAGGTTCATCCGCCATGGGGGCTCGGCGCTGGAGACGCAGATCGTCCCGCTCGTCCGCAAGACGCTGCGGCTGTTCCTGGTCGTCATCTTCATCCTGTTCACGGCCCAAAACGTCTTCGGGGCCGACATCGGCGCCTGGCTCGCCGGCCTGGGCATCGCCGGTTTGGCGGTCTCGCTGGCTGCGCAAGATTCCATTAAGAACCTGTTCGGTTCGCTGACGATCTTCCTCGATAAGCCCTTCGCGGTCGGCGAGCGCATCGTCTTCGACGGGCACGACGGCAACGTGGAGGAGATCGGCTTCCGCAGCACGAAGGTGCGCACGCTGCAGGGGGAGTTCGTAACCATCCCCAACGCCCGCATGGTCGACGCCAGCGTGAAGAACATCGGCCGTCGGCCGTTCATCCAGCGCATCGCGATCATCAACCTGACCTACGACACCCCGCCCGAAAAGATGCAGCTGGCTTTGTCGATCGTGCGCGAGATCGTGACGCTGCCCGAGATCGCCAAGGGGTTCAACCTCGAGAAGAACCCGCCGCGCGCCTACTTCGATGAATTGGCGTCGGCGAGCCTGAACCTGAAGGTCTACCTCTGGTACTTCCCCGGCAGCGACTGGTGGGGCTACAGCGAAATGCTTCAGCAGTTCAACTTTGAGGTTTTGCGGCGGTTCAACGAAGCCGGGTTGGAATTCGCCTTCCCGACGCAAACCCTCTACCTCGCGGGTGACCCGAATCGACCGTTGAATGTGGGTGTGGAGCGATCGCAGGCGGAGCAATAA
- a CDS encoding sulfite reductase subunit alpha — protein MSAPLVPDDAPFNEAQRAWLNGFLTAVLAARGPAVAAPSAVAQPAESSNGARSSTPSVAATPAAAPVVQAPAASAETQLESQSGAVAVADDEDEADSGDFPWHDPALEMDDRMSLAEGRKPERQLMAAMAQLDCGSCGYLCQTYAEAIASGVDSDITKCSPGGRETTKKLKELVTTLRIGETTVSVAGRSAERSDVAVNTEFNDGSYNARLLRTLRLNGEGSEKDVRHIEIDLRSTPLTYKVGDALGVTPENCSDAVSDVLDVLGATGAEDVPAHNGGSLTTSLREALLHQRMISKMTPDLIEFLADVATNPQDAGRLLNMLVDETGAPLEGVELIDILQQNPSARPSPAELVDNLPLLRPRLYSISSSPLAHPGQVHLTVGVVRFKNRHERQCKGVASSFLAERVRPGQKIRVHVHASLKFGLPPDLERDIIMVGPGTGIAPFRAFLEERKVLNAPGRNWLFFGDQREQTDFLYKDELLAFQSDGVLSRLDTAFSRDTAKKVYVQHRMRENAAELWNWLESGASFYVCGDAKRMAKDVDLALKQIVAEQGKMPKADAEAYVAQMTKDGRYQRDVY, from the coding sequence ATGAGTGCCCCGCTCGTACCGGACGACGCCCCGTTCAACGAAGCCCAGCGTGCCTGGCTCAACGGTTTCCTCACCGCGGTTTTGGCCGCGCGTGGTCCTGCTGTAGCCGCCCCCAGCGCGGTGGCGCAACCGGCCGAGTCGTCCAACGGTGCCAGATCGTCCACCCCCAGCGTTGCCGCCACCCCTGCCGCGGCGCCCGTGGTTCAGGCCCCCGCCGCCAGTGCGGAAACGCAACTCGAGTCGCAATCGGGCGCCGTCGCCGTTGCTGACGATGAAGACGAGGCCGACAGCGGCGACTTCCCGTGGCACGATCCTGCTCTGGAGATGGACGACCGCATGTCGCTGGCTGAGGGTCGCAAGCCCGAACGCCAGTTGATGGCGGCCATGGCGCAGTTGGATTGCGGCTCGTGCGGCTATCTCTGCCAGACCTACGCCGAGGCGATCGCTTCCGGTGTCGACAGCGACATCACCAAGTGCTCGCCCGGTGGCCGCGAGACGACCAAGAAGCTGAAGGAGCTCGTCACCACGTTGCGCATCGGTGAGACCACCGTCAGCGTCGCCGGTCGGTCGGCCGAGCGGTCGGACGTGGCGGTGAACACCGAGTTCAACGATGGTTCGTACAACGCCCGCCTGCTGCGCACCCTTCGCCTGAACGGCGAGGGTTCGGAAAAAGACGTACGTCACATCGAAATCGACCTCCGTAGCACGCCGCTCACCTACAAGGTGGGCGATGCGCTGGGCGTGACGCCCGAGAACTGCTCGGACGCCGTCAGCGATGTGCTGGACGTGCTGGGCGCCACCGGCGCCGAGGACGTGCCGGCCCACAACGGTGGCAGCCTGACCACCAGCCTGCGCGAGGCGCTGCTGCACCAGCGGATGATCTCGAAGATGACCCCCGACCTGATCGAGTTCCTCGCCGACGTTGCGACGAACCCACAGGACGCCGGGCGGCTGCTGAACATGCTGGTCGACGAGACCGGCGCCCCGCTGGAAGGCGTGGAGCTGATCGACATCCTGCAGCAGAACCCCTCGGCCCGGCCCAGCCCGGCCGAGCTGGTCGACAACCTGCCGTTGCTTCGCCCACGGCTGTACTCGATCTCGTCGTCGCCGTTGGCCCATCCGGGTCAGGTGCATTTGACGGTGGGCGTGGTGCGCTTCAAGAACCGCCACGAGCGGCAGTGCAAGGGCGTAGCCTCGTCGTTCCTCGCCGAGCGCGTGCGGCCGGGCCAGAAGATCCGCGTGCACGTCCACGCCAGCCTGAAGTTCGGGCTGCCGCCGGACCTGGAGCGCGACATTATCATGGTGGGCCCCGGCACGGGCATCGCGCCGTTCCGGGCGTTCCTGGAAGAGCGCAAGGTGTTGAACGCCCCTGGCCGCAACTGGCTGTTCTTCGGCGATCAGCGGGAACAGACCGACTTTCTGTACAAGGACGAGCTGCTGGCGTTCCAGAGCGACGGCGTGCTGAGCCGCCTCGACACCGCCTTCAGCCGTGACACCGCCAAGAAGGTCTACGTGCAGCACCGCATGCGCGAGAACGCCGCGGAGCTGTGGAACTGGCTGGAGAGCGGCGCCAGCTTCTACGTCTGCGGCGACGCGAAGCGGATGGCGAAGGACGTCGATTTGGCGCTAAAGCAGATCGTCGCCGAGCAAGGCAAGATGCCCAAGGCCGACGCCGAGGCGTACGTCGCCCAGATGACCAAGGACGGCCGGTACCAGCGCGACGTGTACTAG
- a CDS encoding SIS domain-containing protein — MPDSLLQANIVALIDSLRATKSLAPQLAIAAEMICEALKDGKKLLTCGNGGSAADAMHMATEFVCRYVDDRRAYPAISLNASGSDLTAIGNDYAFEEIFARGVSAFGLPGDVLVVFTTSGKSRNIEKAMAVAKERGLQTIAFLGRDGGTAKGQADVELLVPGTLSARIQEVHKLLLHTLCELVERELPKD, encoded by the coding sequence ATGCCCGACTCACTCCTCCAAGCCAACATCGTCGCGCTGATCGACTCGCTGCGAGCGACGAAGTCCCTCGCGCCGCAACTGGCCATCGCCGCGGAGATGATCTGCGAAGCCCTGAAGGACGGCAAAAAACTGCTGACTTGCGGCAACGGGGGCAGCGCTGCCGACGCGATGCACATGGCGACCGAGTTCGTCTGCCGGTATGTAGACGACCGCCGGGCCTATCCCGCGATCTCCCTGAACGCCAGTGGCAGCGATCTGACCGCCATTGGCAACGACTACGCGTTTGAAGAGATCTTCGCCCGCGGCGTCTCGGCGTTCGGCCTGCCGGGCGACGTGCTGGTCGTCTTCACGACCAGCGGCAAGAGCCGCAACATCGAGAAGGCCATGGCCGTCGCGAAAGAACGCGGCCTGCAAACCATCGCCTTCCTTGGCCGCGACGGTGGCACCGCCAAGGGCCAGGCCGATGTGGAACTGCTGGTCCCCGGCACCCTGTCGGCCCGCATTCAAGAGGTCCACAAGCTGTTGCTGCACACGCTGTGCGAGTTGGTAGAGCGGGAACTGCCGAAGGACTAG
- a CDS encoding TolC family protein: MNARTLVAAIALLGVGGCVTIPREAGFGDVQQLLAERGVGRVHWNQGTAADADVERHVADLLSRPLDVNYAVQVALLNNLALQATYEDLSVAQADLVGAGLLGNPIFDGELKLADGEGPVIELAVVTDFLDIFFIPARKRLAGQAFELAKLRVAGEVMSLAHRTRQAFYTAQASAQALDLHRTVLQAAEASRDFAKRLHDAGNINDLAYASERATYEQAKLNLADAELQATEDREALTALMGLPAPTAQLQPRLPELPANELSLDDLEQKALERNLTVALARRQIESNARALGITRSMGLFANAEIEAGVAAEREGDGAWAVGPAVSLPIPLFNQGQPAVATAAAEFRRARHAYGAMTVDIRSAVRAATARVQAARVRAEQYRNVLLPLRSQITQQTQLHYNGMYVGAFDLLRAKQDEVTAGAQYVQALRDYWLARSALEALVDGWFEGASTSAARSLTGTSTNPSSSEATHD, translated from the coding sequence GTGAACGCACGAACTCTAGTGGCCGCGATTGCCCTGCTGGGCGTCGGTGGCTGTGTGACCATTCCGCGCGAGGCGGGCTTTGGCGACGTCCAGCAACTGCTGGCCGAGCGCGGCGTTGGGCGCGTGCACTGGAACCAAGGCACGGCGGCCGACGCCGACGTCGAACGGCACGTCGCCGATTTGCTTAGTCGCCCGCTCGACGTGAACTACGCCGTGCAGGTGGCGCTGCTGAACAATCTCGCGTTGCAGGCGACGTACGAGGACCTGTCGGTCGCGCAGGCGGACCTCGTCGGCGCGGGTCTGCTGGGCAACCCGATCTTCGACGGTGAACTGAAACTGGCCGACGGTGAAGGACCAGTCATCGAGCTGGCGGTCGTCACCGACTTTCTCGACATCTTCTTCATCCCTGCCCGCAAGCGTTTGGCCGGCCAAGCCTTTGAACTGGCCAAGCTGCGCGTCGCCGGTGAGGTGATGTCGCTGGCCCACCGCACACGGCAGGCGTTCTACACCGCTCAGGCATCGGCCCAGGCGTTGGACCTGCACCGCACCGTGCTGCAGGCCGCTGAGGCCTCGCGCGACTTCGCCAAGCGGCTGCACGATGCCGGCAACATCAACGATCTTGCCTACGCCAGTGAACGCGCCACGTACGAACAGGCCAAACTGAACCTAGCCGACGCCGAGCTGCAAGCGACCGAGGACCGCGAAGCGCTGACCGCGCTGATGGGCCTGCCCGCCCCCACTGCGCAGTTGCAACCGCGTTTGCCGGAACTGCCTGCGAACGAACTGTCGCTGGATGATCTCGAGCAAAAGGCGCTCGAGCGTAACCTCACTGTTGCGCTGGCGCGGCGGCAGATCGAATCGAACGCGCGGGCACTGGGCATCACCCGATCGATGGGCCTGTTCGCCAACGCGGAGATTGAGGCCGGCGTCGCCGCCGAGCGCGAGGGGGATGGCGCCTGGGCGGTGGGACCGGCGGTGTCGCTGCCCATTCCACTGTTCAACCAGGGCCAGCCCGCGGTTGCCACCGCGGCGGCGGAGTTCCGGCGGGCGCGGCACGCGTACGGCGCGATGACGGTCGACATCCGCAGCGCCGTCCGTGCCGCAACCGCCCGCGTGCAGGCGGCGCGCGTGCGAGCTGAGCAGTACCGCAACGTGCTGTTGCCGCTGCGCTCGCAGATCACGCAACAGACGCAGCTTCACTACAACGGCATGTACGTCGGCGCGTTTGATTTGCTTCGCGCCAAGCAGGACGAGGTGACCGCCGGCGCTCAGTACGTGCAAGCGCTGCGCGACTACTGGCTGGCCCGCAGCGCGCTCGAGGCGCTGGTGGATGGCTGGTTTGAAGGCGCATCCACCTCGGCCGCCCGCTCGCTTACTGGAACATCGACGAACCCATCCTCCTCGGAGGCCACCCATGACTAA